The proteins below are encoded in one region of Pseudomonas sp. SCB32:
- a CDS encoding YaeQ family protein, producing the protein MALSATPYKADISLTDLDRGVYETLRFTVARHPSETEERLAVRLLAYVIWYNEQLAFGRGLSDVEEPSLWEKSLDDRVLHWIEVGQPDAERLTWCSRRCEKLTLVAYGNLRVWTTKVLDTVRHLKNLNVVAMPQEPLEEISRDLPRSINWTVMISEGTIFVTDERGQHELQVEWLMGER; encoded by the coding sequence ATGGCCCTGTCCGCCACGCCCTACAAAGCCGATATCAGCCTGACCGACCTCGACCGTGGGGTCTACGAGACCCTGCGCTTCACCGTCGCTCGCCATCCCTCGGAAACCGAAGAGCGCCTGGCAGTGCGTCTGCTTGCCTACGTCATCTGGTACAACGAGCAGCTGGCCTTCGGTCGCGGCCTGTCGGACGTGGAAGAACCGTCGCTCTGGGAAAAGAGCCTGGATGACCGCGTACTGCACTGGATCGAAGTCGGCCAGCCTGACGCCGAGCGCCTGACCTGGTGCTCCCGCCGCTGCGAGAAGCTGACCCTGGTGGCCTACGGTAACCTGCGCGTGTGGACCACCAAGGTGCTCGACACCGTGCGCCACCTGAAGAACCTGAACGTCGTTGCCATGCCCCAGGAGCCGCTGGAGGAAATCTCCCGCGACCTGCCGCGTTCGATCAACTGGACCGTGATGATCAGCGAAGGAACCATCTTCGTGACTGACGAACGCGGCCAGCACGAGCTGCAGGTTGAATGGTTGATGGGCGAGCGTTAA